One genomic window of Streptomyces sp. WP-1 includes the following:
- a CDS encoding YihY/virulence factor BrkB family protein produces the protein MQPASDSPERPVGRLHRARALYRNVSKRRTAWLLLKDTVNSCMEYRILGLAAEAAFFTLLSVPPLLLCLIGLLAYVDTWTGAHTIRSLETNLLDASRTVLSDKGVKEITEPILHDVIKGGRPDVISLGFLFALWSGSRAVNVFIDTITVMYGLDGVRGIVRTRIMSFVLFIVALLIGSVALPLMVAGPDAVVRVVPWSETVVQVLYWPVVIVLSVVFLTTLYHVSVPVRSPWIEDVPGALVALAMWVFGSFLLRIYLVHTIEGATIYGSLAASVAVMLWIGVSAFAVLVGAAVNAAIDRVWPAAATAAAREANERVRHAQVAEYVARATGARENLQDDPDDPDMPSEFPERWSRFLPPEDVTSRLRGPAWGGHGTHRRVTPKGEKGDGEQTDGPQVNGTGPQVNGTGPQADGGGPQFPGSGGGPRIPGDGSGENPYRQW, from the coding sequence GTGCAGCCAGCAAGTGATTCCCCCGAACGGCCGGTCGGACGGCTCCACCGGGCCCGCGCTCTCTACCGGAACGTGTCCAAGCGCAGGACCGCCTGGCTGCTGCTCAAGGACACCGTCAACTCCTGCATGGAGTACCGCATCCTCGGCCTCGCCGCCGAGGCCGCGTTCTTCACCCTGCTGTCGGTGCCCCCGCTGCTGCTCTGCCTCATCGGGCTGCTCGCCTACGTCGACACCTGGACCGGCGCGCACACCATCCGCAGCCTGGAGACCAATCTCCTCGACGCCTCCCGGACCGTCCTGTCCGACAAGGGCGTCAAGGAGATCACCGAACCGATCCTGCACGACGTCATCAAGGGCGGCCGGCCCGATGTCATCTCGCTCGGCTTCCTGTTCGCCCTGTGGTCGGGGTCCCGCGCGGTGAACGTCTTCATCGACACCATCACGGTCATGTACGGCCTCGACGGCGTCCGGGGCATCGTGCGCACCCGGATCATGTCCTTCGTGCTGTTCATCGTGGCCCTGCTGATCGGCTCGGTGGCGCTGCCGCTGATGGTCGCGGGACCGGACGCGGTGGTACGGGTGGTGCCCTGGTCGGAGACGGTCGTACAGGTCCTGTACTGGCCGGTCGTCATCGTCCTGTCCGTCGTCTTCCTGACCACGCTCTACCACGTGTCCGTGCCGGTGCGCTCGCCCTGGATCGAGGACGTGCCCGGCGCGCTGGTGGCCCTCGCGATGTGGGTCTTCGGCAGCTTCCTGCTGCGCATCTACCTCGTGCACACCATCGAGGGCGCCACGATCTACGGCTCCCTCGCCGCGTCCGTCGCCGTCATGCTGTGGATCGGGGTGTCCGCCTTCGCCGTCCTGGTCGGCGCGGCGGTCAACGCCGCGATCGACCGGGTCTGGCCGGCCGCCGCGACGGCCGCCGCCCGCGAGGCCAACGAGCGGGTGCGGCACGCGCAGGTCGCCGAGTACGTCGCCCGGGCCACGGGGGCGCGGGAGAACCTCCAGGACGACCCCGACGACCCGGACATGCCGTCCGAGTTCCCCGAGCGCTGGTCGCGCTTCCTGCCGCCGGAGGACGTCACCTCACGGCTGCGGGGGCCCGCGTGGGGCGGCCACGGGACGCACCGACGGGTGACGCCCAAGGGGGAGAAGGGGGACGGCGAGCAGACCGACGGCCCGCAGGTGAACGGCACCGGCCCGCAGGTGAACGGCACCGGCCCGCAGGCCGACGGGGGCGGCCCGCAGTTCCCGGGCAGCGGCGGCGGCCCCCGCATCCCCGGCGACGGAAGCGGCGAGAACCCTTACCGGCAGTGGTGA